In a genomic window of Temperatibacter marinus:
- a CDS encoding flagellin, whose product MGFSVNTNAGAFAALQNLSGTNKKLEMTQTQINTGQKVSSSKDNAAIFAIAQKLRSDVAGLGAVQGSLDRALSTIDVAIAAGEAVSDLLIEMKEKAVSAKDTGLDSTSRASLNDDFTQLRDQITSIVSNAEFNGTNAVKNGGDEIVAITDDTGSSAITIAAEDFSLAGSKVNIAATDTISTQTKASSAVTKLESSITDVNTALSKLGAGSNRLSLQKDFTTKLSDAIEVGIGNLVDADMAKTSANLQSLQVKQQLGLQALSIANQAPGTVLSLFR is encoded by the coding sequence ATGGGTTTTTCAGTAAACACCAATGCGGGCGCGTTCGCGGCCCTTCAAAACCTTTCCGGTACAAATAAAAAGCTAGAAATGACACAGACACAGATTAATACTGGTCAAAAAGTGTCATCTTCGAAAGACAATGCTGCTATCTTCGCTATCGCTCAGAAATTGCGTAGTGACGTTGCTGGCCTTGGCGCTGTACAAGGATCACTTGACCGTGCTCTTTCTACAATTGACGTTGCGATTGCTGCTGGTGAAGCAGTATCTGACCTACTGATTGAAATGAAAGAGAAAGCTGTATCTGCGAAAGACACTGGTCTGGACAGTACAAGCCGTGCATCTTTGAACGATGACTTTACTCAGCTACGTGATCAGATTACATCGATTGTTAGTAACGCTGAATTTAACGGTACAAACGCCGTGAAAAATGGTGGTGACGAGATCGTTGCGATTACAGATGACACAGGCTCATCTGCTATTACAATTGCTGCAGAGGATTTCTCTCTTGCCGGCTCTAAAGTAAATATCGCTGCAACTGACACAATTTCTACTCAGACAAAAGCGTCTTCAGCTGTAACCAAGCTTGAATCTTCTATTACAGATGTGAACACAGCCCTTTCTAAATTGGGTGCGGGTTCAAACCGTCTGTCTCTACAGAAAGATTTCACAACCAAGCTCTCTGATGCGATCGAAGTTGGTATCGGTAACCTTGTGGATGCTGATATGGCTAAGACCTCTGCGAACTTGCAGTCATTGCAGGTGAAGCAGCAGTTGGGTCTTCAGGCTCTATCTATTGCAAACCAGGCTCCAGGAACAGTCTTGTCACTCTTCCGTTAA
- a CDS encoding CPBP family intramembrane glutamic endopeptidase, which translates to MTTQTSITIKQSLIDLASVVCVLVLIKQSLLPYSIVWAGPVSTLSAMIVATFCLYRRGHTWATLGFKLPESWPTTLKWTVAVIALIIGTSAIGGSIADLFFEKLSRENRFGNLAGEWGKFAFYFFLIWTHSAFFEELLFRAFLINRLELSLPLGKWAAPVAVLIAAIFFGYRHYYYQGLNGALTTGLIGLSLGFYYIRRGRFDMWPLIIAHGCINTLGFLLRTLDIED; encoded by the coding sequence ATGACAACTCAGACCTCAATAACAATAAAACAATCGCTGATAGATTTAGCTTCAGTGGTTTGCGTTCTTGTCCTTATTAAACAGAGCCTCTTGCCTTACTCAATCGTTTGGGCGGGTCCAGTTTCTACCTTGAGCGCCATGATTGTTGCAACATTTTGTCTTTACCGCCGCGGGCATACATGGGCAACCCTCGGGTTCAAATTACCCGAAAGTTGGCCGACAACACTCAAGTGGACGGTAGCCGTGATCGCCTTAATAATTGGCACTTCTGCAATTGGAGGGTCCATCGCAGATCTTTTCTTCGAAAAACTCTCTAGAGAAAATCGTTTTGGTAACCTTGCAGGGGAGTGGGGAAAGTTTGCCTTTTATTTTTTCCTTATTTGGACTCATTCGGCCTTCTTTGAAGAATTACTATTCCGAGCTTTCCTTATTAATCGACTAGAACTATCTCTTCCGCTTGGCAAATGGGCTGCCCCTGTTGCCGTTCTTATCGCAGCGATCTTTTTTGGCTATCGTCATTATTACTACCAAGGCTTAAACGGCGCCCTCACCACGGGGCTAATCGGTCTGAGCCTTGGGTTTTATTATATTCGACGAGGCCGTTTCGATATGTGGCCACTTATCATCGCTCATGGATGTATCAATACATTGGGCTTTTTACTCAGAACTTTAGACATCGAGGACTAA
- a CDS encoding leucyl aminopeptidase yields the protein MRVVKFLLIAVFAIFIFENGGQAQTKIVFEDKISSQTSLVLGVYENRVLGKFGKIIDRKSRGSLSYAIQVSGFNGEAMETLLIPAPKGSGVEQILLMGLGSVKKKHSDLRYQHIGGNAVQKAIKSFGVDIEIATDLPVESVAQFALGVKLGSYYFDRYFTEEDRNLSQEKVTIISSQDEEAQAFYNTEIDPVANGIWLARDISNEPANVIYPQSFVDRWTEYFDGLENISIKVIDEKEMLEKQMGAIYGVGQGSHRPPRMMIVEYAGGKKGSKPVVIAGKGITFDTGGLSLKNPPNMWNMKFDMSGAASTMGTLYALAARGAEVNVVGIAALAENMPSGKAQRPGDVVKSMSGKTIQIRSTDAEGRLVLADGLYYADTVYDPVVLINLATLTGSARRALGGDYAALFSRHDSLAHQLLKLSKTSGDGLWRLPLNDNHFRAIQNNVADVMNSGPTAPGASAGAAFLGTFVRETTPWAHLDIAGIAYADKATPTKASPGSRGYGIRLLNAFIKTYHEGQ from the coding sequence ATGAGGGTCGTTAAATTTTTACTTATTGCTGTCTTTGCTATTTTCATCTTTGAAAATGGAGGGCAAGCACAAACCAAAATAGTCTTTGAGGACAAAATAAGCTCTCAAACCTCACTTGTACTCGGCGTATACGAAAATAGAGTTTTAGGAAAGTTTGGTAAAATTATCGACCGTAAATCCCGTGGTTCTTTGTCTTATGCAATTCAAGTGAGTGGTTTTAATGGGGAGGCTATGGAAACCCTTCTTATCCCTGCGCCCAAAGGTTCGGGAGTTGAACAAATTCTTTTAATGGGGCTTGGGAGTGTAAAGAAAAAACACTCAGATTTAAGATATCAACATATAGGCGGGAATGCGGTTCAGAAGGCTATAAAGTCCTTTGGGGTTGATATTGAAATCGCTACAGATTTACCAGTAGAGTCTGTGGCTCAATTTGCTTTGGGTGTAAAATTGGGCAGTTACTATTTTGATCGATATTTCACAGAAGAGGATCGAAATTTATCACAAGAAAAAGTGACAATTATCTCCTCTCAGGATGAAGAGGCTCAGGCTTTTTACAACACAGAAATAGATCCTGTCGCCAACGGTATTTGGTTGGCACGTGATATCTCTAATGAGCCAGCAAATGTGATTTATCCACAGTCTTTTGTTGATCGATGGACAGAATATTTTGATGGGCTTGAGAACATCAGTATCAAAGTGATTGATGAAAAAGAAATGCTCGAGAAACAAATGGGCGCCATCTACGGGGTAGGGCAGGGCAGTCACCGACCACCACGGATGATGATTGTTGAGTATGCCGGGGGCAAAAAAGGAAGCAAACCTGTTGTTATCGCAGGTAAAGGCATCACTTTTGATACTGGCGGTCTTAGCCTGAAAAATCCTCCAAATATGTGGAATATGAAATTTGACATGTCAGGGGCAGCCAGCACCATGGGCACGCTTTATGCGCTTGCTGCCCGCGGAGCAGAAGTGAATGTTGTTGGGATTGCTGCGCTCGCAGAAAATATGCCGAGTGGTAAAGCGCAGCGTCCTGGAGATGTCGTAAAATCGATGTCAGGTAAAACCATTCAAATTAGATCCACTGATGCTGAAGGGCGTCTTGTGCTAGCCGATGGCCTTTATTATGCGGATACGGTTTATGATCCTGTGGTCCTTATTAATCTAGCAACTCTTACTGGGTCTGCCCGTCGTGCGCTGGGGGGTGATTATGCTGCTCTTTTCTCGCGGCATGATTCACTGGCTCATCAACTATTGAAGCTAAGCAAGACCAGTGGAGACGGGCTGTGGCGGCTCCCCTTGAATGACAATCATTTTAGGGCGATTCAGAATAATGTTGCTGATGTAATGAACTCAGGTCCGACAGCACCAGGTGCGAGTGCTGGGGCAGCTTTTCTAGGTACTTTTGTTCGCGAAACAACACCGTGGGCTCATCTTGATATTGCCGGGATCGCCTATGCAGATAAAGCGACGCCCACAAAGGCTTCACCTGGATCAAGAGGATATGGCATTAGGTTGTTAAATGCTTTCATTAAGACTTACCACGAGGGACAATAA
- a CDS encoding OmpA family protein: MRRTFISLLTASCLVSPVVLADDKENFYVGGSINWLLDNTNHYGLTGGEKLSYTESDNGLDFSVFAGQRFNKIKAELEYFHISHGTDLIRLKGPAIAAAFNGLAVGNNTITGDATTNALMVNVWYELAESGSLSFDVGAGFGVAKTNLNTLGTSAGIFADSADWTTAYQMLAKVNYDLSDSVDMFVGYRYHKTNSSDQVSSNNTSFLAKATNHYLMAGLTYNFGMKTKKTVAEPVVAPTPAPEPKPVVEKVVTKPVAAKPLPKPALPATKEFIVFFDFDQATITETAAAILREAKLAFEKYEFVSIKTTGHTDSRGSNAYNNRLALKRVRAVQAALVEMGIQSNDIEIDAKGEADLLVNTGDNVREAQNRRVEITLKR; this comes from the coding sequence ATGCGTCGTACATTCATTAGCCTGCTCACAGCTTCATGTCTTGTGAGCCCTGTCGTTCTTGCGGATGATAAAGAAAATTTTTATGTAGGTGGAAGCATTAACTGGCTTCTCGACAATACAAACCACTACGGCCTTACCGGCGGCGAAAAGCTCAGCTATACAGAATCAGATAATGGTTTAGATTTCAGTGTTTTTGCCGGACAGCGCTTCAACAAAATTAAAGCAGAACTTGAATATTTTCATATTAGTCACGGTACAGACTTAATTCGCCTAAAGGGCCCTGCTATTGCTGCTGCGTTTAATGGCCTTGCGGTTGGGAACAACACAATCACAGGCGATGCTACCACAAATGCGTTGATGGTGAATGTTTGGTATGAACTGGCGGAAAGTGGGTCTTTATCTTTTGACGTGGGCGCAGGTTTTGGTGTTGCGAAAACAAACTTAAATACTCTTGGCACATCTGCTGGGATATTTGCTGACAGCGCTGACTGGACGACAGCATACCAAATGCTTGCTAAAGTAAATTATGACCTGTCAGACTCAGTCGATATGTTTGTCGGCTATCGATATCATAAAACAAATTCATCCGATCAAGTCAGTTCTAATAATACGAGTTTTCTAGCAAAAGCGACAAACCATTATTTAATGGCTGGCTTAACTTATAACTTTGGCATGAAGACAAAGAAAACAGTTGCAGAGCCTGTTGTTGCTCCGACGCCAGCGCCTGAGCCAAAGCCTGTTGTAGAAAAAGTTGTAACCAAGCCTGTTGCAGCAAAGCCTTTGCCCAAACCTGCCCTTCCAGCGACGAAAGAGTTTATTGTATTCTTTGATTTTGATCAGGCAACCATTACAGAAACTGCTGCTGCTATTTTAAGAGAAGCAAAGTTGGCTTTCGAAAAATATGAATTTGTTTCGATCAAAACAACCGGCCATACAGATTCACGAGGCAGCAATGCATACAATAATCGCCTCGCCTTAAAAAGAGTTCGCGCCGTCCAAGCTGCTCTTGTCGAGATGGGTATTCAATCGAATGATATAGAAATAGATGCCAAAGGCGAAGCAGACCTGTTAGTCAATACAGGCGATAATGTTCGGGAAGCTCAAAACCGCCGTGTGGAGATTACATTGAAGAGATAA
- a CDS encoding dicarboxylate/amino acid:cation symporter encodes MLKAWFDTALWKRVLLALILGVIAGSLWGEGATAISWLGDMFIRLIRMVIVPLVFLTLVSGVIAMGDPKRLGSIGIKTIMLYMGTTAVAIVIGLVLATLIQPGVGVDLAAAGTESKALVRQAMTLDGFIEMLIPKNPVKAMVDAKMLQIIFFGVMFGAALMMTKEDGKPVANVIEAGSEVMLKMTHMVMEMAPFGVFALIATTAGTQGASALLDVVPLVVTVVGGCIIHVLVTHGIIMKFLLGLPPVRFFKDIIEPQLVAFSTSSSSATLPVTMATAEDNLGIKAPVASSVLPLGSTINMDGTGIYVGAVAIFAAQALGIDLSLIDYLLIAASTTLVSIGTAAVPSASLFLLTAVLSVIGVSGEQTAIIVGFLFAFDRPLDMCRTVVNVTGDLSVATAVAKWEDEIDEDVFRDDPKV; translated from the coding sequence ATGCTTAAAGCATGGTTTGATACAGCATTATGGAAAAGAGTATTACTTGCTCTAATACTCGGCGTTATCGCAGGCAGCCTTTGGGGCGAAGGAGCCACAGCCATTAGTTGGCTTGGTGATATGTTCATCCGGCTTATTCGCATGGTCATCGTTCCCCTTGTCTTCTTAACACTTGTTTCTGGTGTAATTGCCATGGGCGACCCAAAACGTTTAGGGTCAATTGGCATTAAGACAATTATGCTTTACATGGGCACGACCGCAGTCGCCATTGTCATAGGGCTTGTCCTTGCCACACTCATTCAACCTGGTGTTGGAGTTGACCTTGCTGCAGCTGGGACTGAGAGCAAAGCGCTTGTTCGTCAAGCAATGACCTTAGATGGTTTCATAGAAATGCTCATTCCTAAAAATCCTGTGAAGGCTATGGTTGACGCTAAAATGCTGCAAATCATTTTCTTCGGGGTGATGTTCGGTGCAGCATTGATGATGACAAAAGAAGACGGCAAACCTGTTGCGAATGTGATTGAAGCTGGCTCAGAAGTGATGCTCAAGATGACCCATATGGTTATGGAAATGGCACCGTTTGGGGTTTTTGCCCTTATCGCAACAACAGCGGGAACACAAGGCGCCAGTGCTTTACTTGATGTCGTGCCGCTTGTTGTCACTGTCGTTGGTGGCTGTATCATCCATGTGCTTGTTACGCACGGGATCATCATGAAATTTTTGCTGGGCTTGCCACCTGTTCGTTTCTTCAAAGATATCATCGAGCCTCAGCTCGTGGCTTTTTCAACATCCTCAAGCTCTGCTACTTTGCCAGTCACTATGGCAACAGCGGAAGATAACCTTGGTATTAAAGCGCCAGTTGCATCGTCTGTATTGCCGTTAGGCTCTACAATTAATATGGACGGCACGGGGATTTATGTCGGGGCTGTTGCAATCTTTGCCGCACAAGCACTCGGCATTGATCTCTCCTTGATAGATTATTTGTTAATAGCAGCCTCGACAACTCTTGTGTCTATTGGGACAGCTGCAGTGCCTTCGGCCAGTCTTTTCCTTTTAACTGCTGTCTTGAGTGTTATCGGCGTTTCTGGGGAACAAACAGCCATCATCGTTGGCTTCCTCTTCGCTTTTGATCGGCCTCTGGATATGTGCAGAACTGTTGTGAATGTCACCGGAGATCTTTCCGTTGCGACGGCGGTTGCTAAATGGGAAGATGAAATTGACGAGGATGTCTTTAGGGACGACCCAAAAGTCTAA
- a CDS encoding DUF1905 domain-containing protein, with protein MFDLEFTFTARIWLWTAEKASWHFVTLPKENADQVKMFQPSRRGFGSVKVDVQIGETQWSTSIFPSKETDSYILPIKAAVRKSEKLGLDESVDLTIRLASNL; from the coding sequence ATGTTTGACCTTGAGTTTACCTTTACAGCGCGCATATGGCTTTGGACAGCAGAAAAGGCCAGTTGGCATTTTGTTACCCTGCCTAAAGAAAATGCAGATCAAGTCAAAATGTTTCAACCTAGTAGAAGAGGCTTTGGATCCGTTAAAGTGGACGTGCAGATTGGGGAGACCCAGTGGTCAACATCGATATTTCCCTCAAAAGAGACTGACAGTTATATTCTTCCCATCAAAGCGGCTGTTAGAAAAAGTGAAAAGCTAGGGCTGGATGAAAGTGTAGACCTAACTATTCGCCTCGCCTCGAATCTCTAA
- the queC gene encoding 7-cyano-7-deazaguanine synthase QueC — protein sequence MSNKKAIVLLSGGLDSATVAAIAKAEGYDVYALSFSYGQRHSVELTAASRVKDQLGLIERRTANVDLRTFGGSALTDNIDVPKDRDEDTMDSDIPVTYVPARNTIFLSFALAYAEVIGCKDIWIGVNALDYSGYPDCRPEYIAAFQAMANLATKAGVTEDDKMSIRTPLLNLTKAEIIKAGIELGVDYSLTISCYDPDPSGAACGHCDSCYLRKKGFDEAGVVDPTRYRETGD from the coding sequence ATGTCTAATAAAAAAGCCATTGTCCTGCTGTCTGGCGGTTTAGACAGCGCCACCGTCGCTGCAATTGCAAAAGCAGAAGGTTATGATGTCTATGCCCTGTCCTTTAGTTACGGCCAGCGTCATAGTGTCGAGTTAACAGCAGCCAGTCGAGTGAAAGATCAACTGGGTCTTATAGAGAGACGCACTGCGAATGTTGACTTGCGAACTTTTGGTGGCAGCGCACTCACAGATAATATTGACGTGCCTAAGGATCGTGATGAAGACACGATGGATAGTGATATTCCTGTGACATATGTGCCAGCACGGAACACCATATTTTTATCTTTCGCGCTTGCATATGCAGAAGTGATTGGTTGCAAAGACATCTGGATAGGGGTAAATGCACTTGATTATTCTGGTTATCCAGATTGCAGACCAGAATATATTGCAGCCTTTCAGGCGATGGCAAATCTGGCCACGAAGGCAGGCGTTACCGAAGATGATAAAATGTCCATCAGGACCCCCCTACTCAATTTAACAAAGGCAGAGATTATTAAAGCAGGCATAGAACTTGGTGTTGATTATAGCCTGACAATTAGTTGCTATGATCCAGACCCATCTGGGGCAGCCTGTGGGCACTGTGATAGCTGTTATTTGCGTAAAAAAGGGTTTGATGAAGCGGGTGTCGTTGATCCTACACGCTATCGTGAGACTGGCGATTAA
- the queE gene encoding 7-carboxy-7-deazaguanine synthase, producing MKTYSAKEIFYTLQGEGANAGRAAVFCRFSGCNLWSGLEKDRASAVCQFCDTDFVGVDGLGGGKFKSAEAMAEAIDGYWPQTSSGTKLVVCTGGEPLLQLDKNLIECLHEKGFEIAVETNGTIKAPEGIDWLCVSPKANSEIVQTSGHELKLVFPQEENTPEDFLDFKFDHFFLQPKDDLNQAHNIQATIDYIHRHPQWRLSLQTHKITGIR from the coding sequence ATGAAAACATATTCTGCGAAAGAGATTTTTTATACCCTGCAGGGGGAAGGCGCCAACGCTGGACGTGCCGCTGTCTTTTGTAGGTTTTCTGGCTGTAACCTGTGGTCTGGCTTAGAAAAGGATCGAGCGTCTGCTGTTTGCCAATTTTGTGATACTGATTTTGTTGGCGTGGACGGCTTAGGCGGAGGAAAGTTTAAATCAGCAGAAGCTATGGCTGAGGCGATCGACGGCTATTGGCCGCAAACTAGTTCTGGGACGAAACTGGTTGTCTGCACCGGTGGAGAACCTCTGCTTCAACTTGATAAAAACCTCATAGAATGCCTACATGAAAAAGGGTTTGAAATCGCAGTAGAAACAAATGGGACAATCAAAGCCCCTGAAGGCATCGATTGGCTGTGTGTGAGCCCGAAAGCAAATAGCGAGATAGTCCAAACATCAGGTCATGAGCTTAAACTGGTCTTTCCGCAGGAGGAAAACACACCAGAAGACTTCTTAGATTTTAAGTTTGATCACTTCTTCTTGCAACCCAAAGACGATTTAAACCAAGCCCATAATATTCAAGCGACAATTGACTATATACACCGTCACCCTCAGTGGCGTCTCAGCCTTCAAACTCATAAAATCACAGGTATCAGGTAA
- a CDS encoding sulfite exporter TauE/SafE family protein, with protein sequence MKAAFIRKAIVLILCMLAVGYISIAIQSPHSIETLVSRGYLFLVGVFAATIANSTGMGGGVVFLPAFEFIRDTGLAITAAQIIGMSFVIQSFGMTVGSSRWLYKAYSNKEPVTGVAEKDFWKIIGWVLLFAAPSLLLTQYALVFDKDFLLFLFKGFSIALGLKLLMATWVNSADNDRRDHLHAVDYQILAIAGITGGIATALFSVGVGELVALYLFIRNYPLVTCAATAVILSSLTILIGLPWHLMNTDLPWDLLTVVIPGAILGGYFARAFAYWLGNKRLKIFAALWIIGSSSFLLFR encoded by the coding sequence GTGAAGGCCGCCTTCATAAGAAAAGCCATCGTCTTGATCCTCTGCATGCTCGCCGTAGGATATATTTCTATTGCCATACAGTCGCCTCACTCCATCGAAACACTTGTCTCAAGGGGGTATCTCTTTTTGGTGGGAGTCTTTGCAGCCACCATTGCAAACTCCACAGGAATGGGCGGAGGTGTTGTCTTTTTACCCGCCTTTGAATTTATAAGAGATACGGGGCTTGCGATCACTGCAGCGCAAATTATTGGTATGAGTTTCGTTATCCAATCTTTTGGTATGACTGTTGGTTCCTCTCGATGGCTTTATAAAGCCTATTCGAACAAAGAACCTGTTACTGGTGTGGCTGAGAAAGATTTCTGGAAAATCATAGGTTGGGTCTTACTTTTTGCAGCACCAAGTCTGTTACTTACACAATACGCACTTGTCTTTGACAAAGATTTTCTACTCTTCCTCTTCAAAGGCTTCTCTATTGCACTTGGGCTTAAGCTTCTTATGGCCACCTGGGTCAATTCAGCTGACAACGACCGGCGTGACCATCTTCATGCTGTCGATTATCAAATACTTGCGATCGCAGGCATAACAGGAGGGATCGCTACGGCGCTTTTCTCAGTTGGTGTTGGAGAGCTTGTGGCCCTCTACCTCTTTATTCGAAATTACCCCCTAGTGACCTGCGCTGCCACTGCCGTGATTTTATCGTCTCTTACAATCCTGATCGGTTTACCTTGGCATCTGATGAATACAGATCTTCCGTGGGATTTATTAACTGTGGTAATTCCTGGTGCAATATTAGGGGGCTATTTTGCTAGAGCCTTTGCTTATTGGCTTGGCAATAAACGGCTTAAAATATTTGCCGCCCTATGGATCATAGGATCGAGCAGCTTTCTTCTTTTTAGATAA
- the queF gene encoding preQ(1) synthase, translated as MANSIYGELEQLGKTGGAAQTPEEAILEYVKNPRPDSDYVVRFTCPEFTSLCPVTGQPDFAHLVLDYIPGETLVESKSLKLFFQSFRNHQAFHEDCTVGIGERLVKEMAPKWLRFAGYWYPRGGIPIDVFYQTGAAPEGVWVPEQAVPTYRGRG; from the coding sequence ATGGCTAACTCTATATACGGTGAATTGGAACAACTTGGTAAAACAGGGGGGGCTGCCCAAACACCTGAAGAAGCAATTCTTGAATATGTAAAAAATCCACGTCCTGACAGCGACTATGTCGTTCGTTTTACCTGCCCCGAATTTACAAGCCTCTGCCCCGTAACCGGTCAGCCAGATTTTGCGCATCTCGTTCTGGACTATATTCCTGGGGAAACTCTTGTGGAGAGCAAATCTCTTAAATTGTTCTTTCAATCCTTTAGAAATCATCAAGCCTTCCACGAAGATTGTACAGTTGGCATTGGGGAACGCCTTGTGAAAGAGATGGCACCTAAATGGCTTAGATTTGCAGGCTACTGGTATCCGAGGGGCGGTATTCCAATTGATGTTTTCTATCAGACCGGCGCTGCCCCAGAGGGTGTATGGGTGCCAGAACAAGCTGTTCCTACCTATAGAGGACGGGGATAG
- the hspQ gene encoding heat shock protein HspQ — MTHLQSITCDPVKITPVFSEAKFAPGMYVRHRLFGYVGLIFDVDARYSQSEEWYEMMAKSAPKKDSPWYYVMVDGESHTTYVSEDHLIACENDHNIDHPMFKTLFTREGDDVHIRTTLN; from the coding sequence ATGACACATTTACAAAGCATAACCTGTGACCCAGTCAAGATTACACCTGTCTTTAGCGAGGCAAAATTTGCACCCGGCATGTACGTTCGACACCGTCTCTTTGGTTATGTTGGTCTAATATTTGATGTGGATGCCCGATATTCTCAGTCGGAAGAATGGTATGAAATGATGGCAAAATCTGCTCCGAAAAAAGACAGCCCATGGTATTATGTGATGGTTGATGGTGAAAGTCATACCACTTATGTTTCGGAAGACCATCTGATTGCTTGTGAAAATGATCATAATATTGATCATCCTATGTTTAAAACCCTATTTACTCGTGAAGGCGATGATGTGCATATCCGTACAACTTTGAACTAG
- a CDS encoding sulfurtransferase has product MGPLVSTDWVHEHLTNSQIKLIDCSWHMPATNRSGLREFETAHIQGAQFLDIDSVADQTSTLPHMMPSKELFQSFAESAGLTNQDTIILYDNSDLRTAARGRMMFLEFGHGAVYVMNGGLQKWVSESKPVCSNPVKADVGHFEIKPSCIAVASLEDMCHFVEKKDRQILDARSHDRFSAKVPEPREGLKSGHMPGALNVPFTQLIQDDGTYHGPEFLEQTFKQAGLNFSRPAVTSCGSGITACVVGLALEILEKKDVAIYDGSWSEWGAQETTPVEKG; this is encoded by the coding sequence ATGGGACCGCTTGTTTCAACTGACTGGGTGCATGAACACCTAACAAACTCACAAATAAAACTCATTGATTGCAGCTGGCATATGCCTGCAACCAATCGATCTGGCCTGCGCGAGTTTGAAACTGCCCATATCCAAGGCGCACAGTTTCTTGATATTGACAGTGTTGCCGACCAAACATCAACCTTACCGCATATGATGCCTTCTAAAGAGCTTTTCCAGTCTTTTGCTGAAAGCGCTGGATTGACCAACCAAGATACTATAATTTTGTATGACAATAGTGACCTCCGAACCGCAGCGAGAGGACGGATGATGTTTCTTGAGTTCGGCCATGGCGCTGTATACGTTATGAACGGGGGGCTGCAAAAATGGGTCTCAGAATCCAAACCTGTCTGTTCCAACCCGGTAAAAGCAGATGTTGGGCATTTTGAAATTAAGCCCTCCTGTATCGCGGTCGCGTCCTTAGAAGATATGTGTCACTTTGTTGAGAAAAAGGATCGCCAAATCCTTGATGCCCGATCTCATGATCGTTTCTCTGCCAAGGTTCCGGAACCCAGAGAAGGTCTTAAAAGCGGGCATATGCCAGGAGCGCTCAACGTTCCTTTTACACAGTTAATTCAGGACGACGGCACGTATCATGGGCCTGAATTCCTTGAGCAAACTTTCAAGCAAGCCGGTCTTAACTTTTCCAGGCCTGCTGTCACAAGTTGTGGTTCCGGCATAACAGCCTGCGTGGTTGGCTTGGCACTAGAAATCCTTGAAAAAAAGGATGTTGCCATATATGACGGATCATGGTCAGAATGGGGCGCGCAAGAAACCACCCCCGTAGAAAAAGGGTAA